One region of Colius striatus isolate bColStr4 chromosome 4, bColStr4.1.hap1, whole genome shotgun sequence genomic DNA includes:
- the LYPLA1 gene encoding acyl-protein thioesterase 1 isoform X2, whose translation MPVSLNMNMAMPSWFDIIGLSPDSQEDEAGIKKAAESVKALIDQEVKNGIPSNRIILGGFSQGGALSLYTALTTHQKLAGVVALSCWLPLRASFPQGPISGVNKEIAVLQCHGDCDPLVPLMFGSLTVEKLKSMINPANVTFRTYSGMMHSSCIEEMMDIKQFIEKHLPPVD comes from the exons ATGCCAGTTTCTTTGAACATGAACATGGCTATGCCGTCATG GTTTGATatcattggactctctccagattCACAGGAGGATGAAGCTGGGATcaagaaggcagcagagagTG TTAAAGCACTGATAGATCAAGAAGTTAAAAATGGAATTCCTTCTAATAGAATTATTCTGGGAGGCTTTTCTCAG GGAGGTGCTTTGTCATTGTATACAGCTCTTACAACACACCAAAAATTAGCAGGTGTTGTAGCCCTCAGCTGTTGGCTTCCTCTACGGGCGTCTTTTCCTCAG GGCCCCATCAGTGGTGTGAACAAGGAGATTGCTGTCCTTCAGTGCCATGGGGACTGTGACCCATTGGTTCCTTTAATGTTTGGTTCTCTCACTGTTGAGAAGCTGAAGAGTATGATAAATCCGGCCAATGTAACCTTCAGGACTTACTCTGGAATGATGCATAGTTCATGTATTGAG GAGATGATGGATATAAAACAGTTCATAGAAAAACATCTACCTCCCGTAGACTGA